Within the Enterobacter bugandensis genome, the region AGACCGAGCACCACGTCGGCCTTGCTGTTTTTCCCTTCCATGCGCAGGCGGTTAAGCAGCGACACGCCATCTTCCAGCGCCACGAACTTCAGCTCGCAGTTGCAGTCGGCTTCAAAGGCTTTTTTAACCACCGGGCCGGGGCCCCAGTCGGCGGAGAAGGAGTCGTAGGTATAGACCGTCAGAACAGGCTTAGCAAAAACAGGCAGCGCAACCAGCGCCAGCAGAGGAAGAACGTTTTTTAACACTTTGCACCTCAGGGTTGAGTGGCAAAGGATTTTGAGAAACAGCCTCAAATCCCTTCGCCGGCGTTATCCGGATCAGGTTCGACGGGTATTATCTCAGCGCACATCTGTGATGCAGCACCCCGTTGAGAACGGCGCTATTGTAATGATTTGGTGAATATTACGAAAGCGTTATGGCTCCGGCGGCGCAAACCAGGCGGATTTAAAATCAAACCAGCCCAGGGTATTCATCCGCAGGCCGCGCATGCTGCGCTGTCCCTGGATCAGCAGCCAGTGGTGGATCAACGGTACGATCGTCTGCCCGGCCAGCAGCTCCTGGCACCACGCGGCCAGATCCATCTCTCCTGCCCGCCACTTCGCGGCGTCCTGCTGCCAGTCCCGGCTGATGCAGTGCTGAATGAGAGGCACTTCATACAGGTGTGAAAAGAGCGAGAAATCCAGCGGCAGCGTGAAGTTGGCGCTGTTGAGCCAGATATCGCTGACGACATCCCCGCGGTGCCATTCATCATAATCGACTTCCTGTATCGCCAGCGTCACGCCTTCGGCTGCAAGCAGCTTGCTCATGATCCTCGCGATAAACCGGTGCTCAATGTGATCGCGATAGTAGCTGAGGGTGATGGTTTCCAGCCCGGCGGGTTTTTCACTGCGCACCGGCTGAGCATGGTGCCAGCGCGGAAGCAGGCCATAGGCCGGAAACCACCAGGTCTGGTATTGCTCTTCAGCATGATAAATCAGGTTAGCCGGGGCCAGAATATGGCTGATCCACTTGCGGACGTCGTGATTCGCCCCGCGATGGCTGCGGCTGTCAAAAAGAAGATAGTAGCAGCCCTCCTCCAGGCGACTCTCGAACGCCTTTTCGCTGGTTGTGGGCCCCTCCAGGGTGAGGCCTGCACTCAGCTCTTCGTTGAGGTCCGGTAACACCCAGACGTTCACTTCGTCGATCAGCGCCCGATAGCCAAAATAGTCATCAAAGGCGCGGATCTTCAGCTGATTATTGTTATTGCGCGACACGGCGTAGGGGCCCGTTCCAATCGGCTGGCTGGAAAAATTGTTCAGGGATCGCCACTCGGCAGGCAGGATCATCGAGGGCACATAGCCAAGAAGCCACGGAAGCCAGTTGTCCGGCTGCGATAGCTCAATATCCAGCGTCCAGGCCGTGGGGGAGTGGATCCGCGTGATATGCGAATAGAGCGGCAGCGTGCGGGCACGCTCCAGAGAGGTGATGACGTCACTCATCTCCAGTTCGCGGCCATGGTGGAAGTGAATGCCCGGGCGTAAAAAGAAACGCCAGTGCAGGGGGGAAAGCTGCTGCCAGTGGTGCGCGATATCTGCTTCCAGTTCCCCGTTTTCCTCATTTATTTTCGTCAGACCGCTGAATATCTGCCGGGCCATGTGGGTTTCAGAACGTCGCAATGCCGTGCCGGGCAACAGGTTTTTCATCGGACGATAGTAGAGCACCCGCAGAATGTGGCGTCCCTGACGAAAGCTGCGTCCCAGGTGTGAGACCAGCATCTGGCGCACGGCGGCTTTGTCGCCCACCAGTTGGACCAGCTGATCGATGCGGTCCTGCTCCAGCAGATCCTCCGCCCGCTGCTGCTGCAGGGCCAGGCCGGTATACAGGAAGGTCAAGCGTGAGCGCTTGCCGCGTCCCGCCTCGGCCTCCCAGCTTAGCCAGCCCTGCTGCTGCATAGTGTTGAGTAACGTGCGCATATGGCGGCGAGAGCAGTTGAGGAGTTCTGCCAGCTCGTTAAGCGTGGTCTCCTGCGATTGACCCTCGCAGCACTGCCACAGGCGAATGAATTGTTGTTGCAGTCGACCGGACGGCATAAAAGAGGAACTCCTGACAAAAAATCAGCAATTTATTAATCCCTATATTAAGCCAATAATGCTTCCCGATGAAGTGAGGAGGTAAATTATGAAGAGGTCTACCGCACGTCAGTTTTATCAGCAGTACTTTTCAGCGACAAAGGGAATGTCCTGGCTGGCCCGCCAGTGTGCAGAGCAACGGCTGAGAATCCTGGAAGATCTGATGCAGTGGGACGTTACGAAGCCGACCTCTTCTCGCTAACTCGCCTCGATCATGTGTGACTGAGTATTGGTGTTTATCACCCGCCAGCAAAATGTTTTTGCTGGCTTTTTTCGTTTATTCTTTCACCCAATTTCGATTCGCTTTCACAAGGACTTGCGCATGCTGTGGTTGATGACGATGGGGCGCCGCCTGAATGGCGTGTACGCTGCTTTTATGCTGGTGGCCTTCATGATGGGCGTGGCCGGTGCGCTACAGGCACCGACGCTGAGCCTGTTTCTCAGCCGCGAGGTGGGGGCGCAGCCGTTTTGGGTGGGCCTGTTTTATACCGTTAACGCGATTGCCGGGATCCTCGTTAGCCTGGGGCTGGCGAAACGATCCGACAGCCAGGGCGATCGCCGCAGGCTGATCCTCTTTTGCTGCGCCATGGCCGTGGGCAACGCGCTGCTTTTTGCCTTTAACCGTCATTACCTGACGCTCATCACCTGCGGCGTGCTGCTGGCCTCTCTGGCGAACACCGCCATGCCGCAGCTGTTCGCGCTGGCCCGTGAATACGCCGACAGCTCGGCGCGAGAGGTAGTGATGTTCAGCTCGGTGATGCGCGCACAGCTCTCGCTGGCGTGGGTCATCGGCCCGCCGCTGGCCTTCATGCTGGCGCTGAACTATGGCTTTACGGTCATGTTTTCTATCGCGGCAGGCATTTTTATTATCAGTCTGGCTCTGATTGCCTTTGCGCTGCCGTCTGTCGCCCGGGTTGAGCAGACGACGGATAAGCCCATCACTCAGGTGAGCGGCTGGCAGGATAAAAACGTGCGGATGCTGTTTATCGCCTCCACGCTGATGTGGACCTGCAACACCATGTACATTATTGATATGCCGCTGTGGATCAGCAGCGATCTAGGCCTACCGGACAAGCTTGCGGGGATCTTAATGGGGACCGCCGCCGGGCTGGAAATTCCGGCGATGATTCTGGCGGGGTATTACGTTAAGCGCTTCGGAAAGCGTCGGATGATGATCGTTGCCGTAGCGGCTGGGGTGCTGTTCTACGCGGGGCTGCTTCTTTTCCATTCGCGTGAAGCGTTGCTGGCGCTGCAGCTGTTTAATGCCGTGTTTATTGGCATCGTTGCCGGGATCGGCATGCTCTGGTTCCAGGATCTCATGCCCGGCCGCGCCGGCTCTGCGACTACGCTTTTTACCAACAGTATTTCAACGGGCGTTATTCTGGCGGGAGTGATTCAGGGCGCGCTGGCGCAAAGTTATGGTCATGCCTCGGTTTACTGGATGATTGCGGCGATTTCGGTGGTAACGCTTGGGCTGACCTGCCGGGTCAAGGATGTTTGATTCTGGAAGGCGGCTTCACGAAATGAAACGATTTTCTGACAGATACAGAGAAGGCGCATAGAGTGCGTGACGGGTGCTTGAGGCTGTTTGCCTCAAGCTTTCGCAAGAGGCAAACAGTGGAGAGTCCCACATCAAAAAAACTGATGGGGAGACAAACTTCACAACCAACATTGCGAGGTTAGTCTCTTCATTGCCGAAAAGCAATAAGGAGGCTGGAATGCCAAAACGTACTCTGCTGTTAGGTTTGTTTCTGATCTGTACGACGCTATTGATCTTCACCTGGATGGTGCGTGATTCGCTGTGTGAGTTGCACTTCAGACAGGAGAAAACAGAGCTGGCGGCAGTGTTGGCTTACGAAGCAAAACGTTAGCGGTATTGGCGGGGGAAGTGTCCCCGCCTCTCCAGAGTGGTTGAGCCTCAACGCACCCTTATCAATGGCCCGCGCCCTGCGGGCCATTGCCTTTAGCCCATAAACGCAGGCTGTTTTTTCTCGTACGCTGAGATGGCGTCCTCGTGCTGGAGCGTCAGGCCAATGCTGTCCAGACCGTTCAACATGCAGTGGCGACGGAAGGCATCAATGCTGAAGCTGTAGGTCTTATCCCCGGCTTTCACCACTTCCGCTTCCAGATCCACCTCAAACGCCATCCCCGGATTTGCTTTAACCAGCGCGAACAGTTCATCGACCTGCTCGTCGCTCAGCGTCACCGGCAGCAACTGGTTGTTGAAGCTGTTGCCGTAGAAGATATCCGCGAAGCTCGGGGCGATAACCACCTTAAAGCCGTAGTCGGTCAGCGCCCAGGGCGCATGCTCACGCGAGGAGCCGCAGCCGAAGTTTTCCCGCGCCAGAAGAATGGATGCACCTTTGTATTCCGGGAAGTTCAGGACGAACTCCGGGTTTGGCACTTCGCCTTTGTCGTCCAGAAAACGCCAGTCGTTGAACAAGTGTGCGCCAAAACCGGTGCGGGTCACTTTCTGCAAAAACTGCTTCGGAATGATCGCGTCCGTATCGACGTTAGCGGCGTCCAGCGGGACAACACGGCCCGTATGTTGGGTAAATTTCTCTGCCATGATTGTCTCCTTATTTCAGGCTGCGAATATCGGCGAAATGGCCGGTAACTGCCGCAGCGGCGGCCATTGCCGGGCTGACCAGGTGAGTGCGTCCACCCCGGCCCTGACGGCCTTCAAAGTTACGGTTGCTGGTGGAGGCACAGCGCTCACCCGGGTTCAGGCGGTCGTTGTTCATCGCCAGACACATGGAGCAGCCCGGCAGACGCCATTCGAAGCCTGCTTCGATAAAGATCTTATCCAGTCCTTCCGCTTCCGCCTGGGCTTTCACCGGACCGGAGCCAGGAACCACCAGCGCCTGCACGCCCGGCGCCACTTTGCGGCCTTTGGCAATCTCTGCCGCCGCGCGTAAGTCCTCGATACGGGAGTTGGTGCAGGAGCCGATGAACACCTTATCAATGTTCACCTCGGTCAGCGGTACGCCGGGTTTCAGCCCCATATAGGCCAGCGCTTTTTCCGCACTGGCGCGTTCGACCGGATCGGCGAAGGAAGCCGGGTCAGGAATGCTGTCGTTGACGGAGATGACCTGGCCAGGATTGGTACCCCAGGTGACTTGCGGCGCAATCTCTTCCGCCTGCAGCGTGACAACGGTATCAAAGTTGGCACCGTGGTCAGTTTTCAGGGTTTTCCAGTACGCGACCGCGTCGTCAAAATCCTGACCTTTCGGCGCGTGCAGACGGCCTTTCACATAGTTGAAGGTGGTTTCGTCCGGTGCGACCAGGCCTGCTTTAGCACCCATCTCAATCGCCATGTTGCACAGGGTCATACGGCCTTCCATGCTCAGCGCCTGAATGGCTTCACCGCAGAATTCCACCACGTGACCGGTACCGCCTGCGCTGCCGGTTTTGCCGATAATCGCCAGCACGATATCTTTCGCGGTGATGCCCGGCGCGGCTTTGCCCTTCACCTCAATCTTCATGGTTTTGGCGCGGCCCTGTTTCAGAGTCTGCGTCGCCAGAACGTGCTCAACTTCCGATGTGCCGATGCCGAACGCCAGCGCGCCAAACGCGCCGTGGGTCGCGGTATGGGAGTCGCCACAGACGATGGTCATGCCCGGCAGCGTAATACCCTGCTCAGGTCCCATCACGTGGACGATGCCCTGATACGGGTGGTTCAGATCGTACAGCTCCACGCCAAATTCGTTGCAGTTCTTGATCAGCTCCTGCATCTGGATGCGCGCCATCTCGCCGGAAGCATTGATGTCTTTGGTCTGGGTGGAGACGTTGTGATCCATCGTGGCAAAGGTTTTACCCGGCTGGCGCACCGGACGCTTGTGCGCGCGCAGGCCGTCGAAGGCCTGCGGAGAGGTCACTTCGTGCACCAGGTGGCGGTCAATGTACAGCAGCGGGGTTTCGTTTGGCGCCTCGTAGACAACGTGCGCATCAAACAATTTTTCATATAACGTCTTGGCCATGATTACACCCCTTCAGCGACATAGCGGGCAATGATGTCGCCCATTTCATCAGTACTGACTGCTGCCGTGCCGCGCGCTAAGTCACCGGTACGGACGCCTTCTTCTAACGCCCGGTTAATGGCGTTTTCAATTGCGGTTGCTGCGTCGCCTGCATCGAGGCTGTAGCGCAGCAGCAGGGCCAGGGAGAGGATCTGCGCAATCGGGTTCGCAATGTTCTTGCCTGCGATATCCGGCGCGGAACCGCCCGCCGGTTCGTACAGGCCAAAGCCTTCTTCATTCAGGCTGGCGGATGGCAGCATGCCCATAGAGCCGGTGATCATCGCGCACTCGTCAGACAAAATATCGCCGAACAGGTTGGAGCAGAGCAGCACGTCAAACTGGGACGGATCCTTAATCAGCTGCATGGTCGCGTTGTCGATGTACATATGCGACAGCTCAACGTCCGGGTACTGCTTAGCGACTTCACTGACGATCTCGCGCCACAAAATGGACGACTGCAGCACGTTCGCTTTATCAATAGAAGTCACCTTATGGCGGCGCTTGCGTGCAGATTCAAAGGCGATATGGGCGATACGTTCAATTTCGAAACGGTGGTACACCTCGGTATC harbors:
- the sgrR gene encoding HTH-type transcriptional regulator SgrR; this encodes MPSGRLQQQFIRLWQCCEGQSQETTLNELAELLNCSRRHMRTLLNTMQQQGWLSWEAEAGRGKRSRLTFLYTGLALQQQRAEDLLEQDRIDQLVQLVGDKAAVRQMLVSHLGRSFRQGRHILRVLYYRPMKNLLPGTALRRSETHMARQIFSGLTKINEENGELEADIAHHWQQLSPLHWRFFLRPGIHFHHGRELEMSDVITSLERARTLPLYSHITRIHSPTAWTLDIELSQPDNWLPWLLGYVPSMILPAEWRSLNNFSSQPIGTGPYAVSRNNNNQLKIRAFDDYFGYRALIDEVNVWVLPDLNEELSAGLTLEGPTTSEKAFESRLEEGCYYLLFDSRSHRGANHDVRKWISHILAPANLIYHAEEQYQTWWFPAYGLLPRWHHAQPVRSEKPAGLETITLSYYRDHIEHRFIARIMSKLLAAEGVTLAIQEVDYDEWHRGDVVSDIWLNSANFTLPLDFSLFSHLYEVPLIQHCISRDWQQDAAKWRAGEMDLAAWCQELLAGQTIVPLIHHWLLIQGQRSMRGLRMNTLGWFDFKSAWFAPPEP
- the sgrT gene encoding glucose uptake inhibitor SgrT, producing MKRSTARQFYQQYFSATKGMSWLARQCAEQRLRILEDLMQWDVTKPTSSR
- a CDS encoding sugar efflux transporter, whose translation is MLWLMTMGRRLNGVYAAFMLVAFMMGVAGALQAPTLSLFLSREVGAQPFWVGLFYTVNAIAGILVSLGLAKRSDSQGDRRRLILFCCAMAVGNALLFAFNRHYLTLITCGVLLASLANTAMPQLFALAREYADSSAREVVMFSSVMRAQLSLAWVIGPPLAFMLALNYGFTVMFSIAAGIFIISLALIAFALPSVARVEQTTDKPITQVSGWQDKNVRMLFIASTLMWTCNTMYIIDMPLWISSDLGLPDKLAGILMGTAAGLEIPAMILAGYYVKRFGKRRMMIVAVAAGVLFYAGLLLFHSREALLALQLFNAVFIGIVAGIGMLWFQDLMPGRAGSATTLFTNSISTGVILAGVIQGALAQSYGHASVYWMIAAISVVTLGLTCRVKDV
- a CDS encoding Hok/Gef family protein, whose amino-acid sequence is MPKRTLLLGLFLICTTLLIFTWMVRDSLCELHFRQEKTELAAVLAYEAKR
- the leuD gene encoding 3-isopropylmalate dehydratase small subunit, with the translated sequence MAEKFTQHTGRVVPLDAANVDTDAIIPKQFLQKVTRTGFGAHLFNDWRFLDDKGEVPNPEFVLNFPEYKGASILLARENFGCGSSREHAPWALTDYGFKVVIAPSFADIFYGNSFNNQLLPVTLSDEQVDELFALVKANPGMAFEVDLEAEVVKAGDKTYSFSIDAFRRHCMLNGLDSIGLTLQHEDAISAYEKKQPAFMG
- the leuC gene encoding 3-isopropylmalate dehydratase large subunit, whose product is MAKTLYEKLFDAHVVYEAPNETPLLYIDRHLVHEVTSPQAFDGLRAHKRPVRQPGKTFATMDHNVSTQTKDINASGEMARIQMQELIKNCNEFGVELYDLNHPYQGIVHVMGPEQGITLPGMTIVCGDSHTATHGAFGALAFGIGTSEVEHVLATQTLKQGRAKTMKIEVKGKAAPGITAKDIVLAIIGKTGSAGGTGHVVEFCGEAIQALSMEGRMTLCNMAIEMGAKAGLVAPDETTFNYVKGRLHAPKGQDFDDAVAYWKTLKTDHGANFDTVVTLQAEEIAPQVTWGTNPGQVISVNDSIPDPASFADPVERASAEKALAYMGLKPGVPLTEVNIDKVFIGSCTNSRIEDLRAAAEIAKGRKVAPGVQALVVPGSGPVKAQAEAEGLDKIFIEAGFEWRLPGCSMCLAMNNDRLNPGERCASTSNRNFEGRQGRGGRTHLVSPAMAAAAAVTGHFADIRSLK
- the leuB gene encoding 3-isopropylmalate dehydrogenase, whose translation is MSKNYHIAVLPGDGIGPEVMAQALKVLEAVRSRFTMKITTSHYDVGGIAIDNHGTPLPKATVEGCENADAVLFGSVGGPKWEHLPPAEQPERGALLPLRKHFKLFSNLRPAKLYQGLEEFCPLRADIAANGFDILCVRELTGGIYFGQPKGREGSGQHEKAFDTEVYHRFEIERIAHIAFESARKRRHKVTSIDKANVLQSSILWREIVSEVAKQYPDVELSHMYIDNATMQLIKDPSQFDVLLCSNLFGDILSDECAMITGSMGMLPSASLNEEGFGLYEPAGGSAPDIAGKNIANPIAQILSLALLLRYSLDAGDAATAIENAINRALEEGVRTGDLARGTAAVSTDEMGDIIARYVAEGV